From one Mycolicibacterium sp. HK-90 genomic stretch:
- the ettA gene encoding energy-dependent translational throttle protein EttA has protein sequence MAEFIYTMRKVRKAHGDKVILDDVSLNFLPGAKIGVVGPNGAGKSSVLKIMAGIDQPNNGDALLAPGASVGILMQEPHLDESKTVRENVEDGVAIKAKLNRYNEVAELMATDYSDELMEEMGHLQEELDAADAWDIDSQLEQAMDALRCPPPDEPVTHLSGGERRRVALCKLLLSKPDLLLLDEPTNHLDAESVLWLEQHLASYKGAILAVTHDRYFLDNVAEWILELDRGRAYPYEGNYSTYLEKKAERLEVQGKKDQKLQKRLKDELAWVRSGAKARQAKNKARLGRYEEMVAEAEKTRKLDFEEIQIPTPPRLGNVVVEVEHLDKGFEGRQLIKDLSFTLPRNGIVGVIGPNGVGKTTLFKTIVGLEQPDSGTVKVGDTVKLSYVDQSRAGIDPKKTVWEVVSDKLDYIEVGQNEIPSRAYVSAFGFKGPDQQKPAGVLSGGERNRLNLALTLKEGGNLILLDEPTNDLDVETLSSLENALEQFPGCAVVISHDRWFLDRTCTHILAWEGDDDNEAKWFWFEGNFGAYEENKIQRLGAEAARPHRVTHRRLTRD, from the coding sequence TCAGCCTGAACTTCCTGCCCGGCGCGAAGATCGGCGTCGTCGGTCCCAACGGGGCCGGTAAGTCGAGTGTGCTGAAGATCATGGCCGGCATCGACCAGCCGAACAACGGCGACGCGCTGCTGGCGCCCGGCGCCAGTGTCGGCATCCTGATGCAGGAGCCGCACCTCGACGAGAGCAAGACCGTCCGCGAGAACGTCGAGGACGGCGTGGCGATCAAGGCCAAGCTCAACCGGTACAACGAGGTCGCCGAGCTGATGGCCACCGATTACTCCGATGAGCTCATGGAGGAGATGGGCCATCTGCAGGAGGAACTGGACGCGGCCGACGCCTGGGACATCGACTCCCAGCTCGAGCAGGCCATGGACGCGCTGCGCTGCCCGCCACCCGACGAGCCGGTGACCCACCTGTCCGGTGGTGAGCGCCGCCGGGTCGCGCTGTGCAAGCTGCTGCTGAGCAAGCCGGACCTGCTGCTGCTCGACGAGCCGACCAACCACCTCGACGCCGAGAGCGTGCTGTGGCTGGAGCAGCACCTGGCCAGCTACAAGGGCGCCATCCTGGCAGTCACCCACGACCGGTACTTCCTCGACAACGTCGCCGAGTGGATCCTCGAGCTCGACCGCGGCCGCGCCTACCCCTACGAGGGCAATTACTCGACCTACCTGGAGAAGAAGGCCGAGCGCCTCGAGGTCCAGGGCAAGAAGGACCAGAAGCTGCAGAAGCGGCTGAAGGACGAGCTGGCCTGGGTCCGCTCGGGTGCCAAGGCCCGTCAGGCCAAGAACAAGGCCCGCCTCGGCCGGTACGAGGAGATGGTCGCCGAGGCCGAGAAGACGCGGAAGCTCGACTTCGAGGAGATCCAGATCCCCACCCCGCCGCGGCTGGGCAACGTGGTGGTCGAGGTCGAACACCTGGACAAGGGCTTCGAAGGCCGCCAGCTGATCAAGGACCTGTCCTTCACGCTGCCGCGCAACGGCATCGTCGGCGTCATCGGCCCCAACGGCGTCGGCAAGACCACGCTGTTCAAGACCATCGTCGGCCTGGAACAGCCCGACAGCGGCACGGTCAAGGTCGGCGACACGGTCAAGCTGTCCTACGTCGACCAGAGCCGCGCCGGCATCGATCCCAAGAAGACGGTCTGGGAGGTCGTCTCCGACAAGCTGGACTACATCGAGGTCGGCCAGAACGAGATCCCGTCGCGGGCCTATGTGTCGGCGTTCGGGTTCAAGGGGCCGGATCAGCAGAAGCCCGCCGGTGTGCTCTCCGGTGGTGAGCGCAACCGGCTCAACCTCGCCCTGACCCTCAAAGAGGGCGGCAACCTGATCCTGCTCGACGAGCCGACCAACGACCTCGACGTCGAGACGCTGTCCTCGCTCGAGAACGCGCTCGAGCAGTTCCCCGGCTGCGCCGTGGTGATCAGCCACGACCGCTGGTTCCTGGACCGCACCTGCACGCACATCCTGGCGTGGGAGGGCGACGACGACAACGAGGCCAAGTGGTTCTGGTTCGAGGGCAACTTCGGTGCCTACGAGGAGAACAAGATACAGCGTCTCGGCGCCGAAGCCGCGCGTCCGCACCGGGTGACCCACCGGAGACTGACCCGCGACTGA